In Halovivax gelatinilyticus, the following are encoded in one genomic region:
- a CDS encoding MFS transporter: protein MRQSVTSRVRAAFAVDRRIFALAFARLADGIGNSFLIIVIPLYVASDVVTGETFGLEEAMVIGIILSLYGLLNSLLQPFTGRLSDSRGARKRFIVIGLAGLATTNFLYLFAGSYLSLVVIRALQGVSVAFIVPASVALINELATAGHRGGSMGIYNTFRLVGFGAGPVAAGAVVAAGPYELSLGTPSFTVSGFEMAFLIATVTALVSLAMVSVLISDPERTKATAGGSPSIRITDPRGDNLLNPVITLGIVTLFMMIGIALFATLQNEVNAKLDQGSTWFGLQFAAFIFAQIALQTPVGGASDRIGRRPFILWGMVLLIPTTLAQGVVTTPETMFVARLGQGIAGAMVFAPGLALAGDLAPEGESGTTLSVLTMAFGFGIAIGPLVSGFLVGFGFIVPFAFASLLALVGVVLVATQVDETLDAAVADRPSLAE, encoded by the coding sequence ACTCGTTTCTCATCATCGTGATCCCGCTGTACGTCGCGAGCGACGTGGTCACGGGCGAGACGTTCGGGCTCGAGGAGGCGATGGTCATCGGGATCATCCTCTCGTTGTACGGGCTGTTGAACAGCCTGTTACAGCCGTTTACGGGTCGCCTCTCCGATAGCCGGGGTGCCAGAAAGCGCTTTATCGTGATCGGCCTCGCCGGCCTGGCGACGACGAACTTCCTCTACCTCTTTGCCGGATCCTACCTCTCGCTCGTCGTGATCCGGGCGCTCCAGGGCGTCAGCGTCGCGTTCATCGTCCCGGCATCAGTCGCCCTGATAAACGAACTCGCGACGGCCGGTCACCGCGGCGGCAGCATGGGTATCTACAACACGTTTCGACTGGTCGGCTTCGGCGCGGGGCCGGTCGCCGCCGGCGCGGTCGTCGCCGCCGGACCCTACGAGCTGTCGCTCGGAACCCCGTCGTTCACCGTGAGCGGCTTCGAGATGGCGTTCCTGATCGCGACGGTCACCGCCCTCGTCAGCCTCGCGATGGTCTCGGTGCTGATCAGCGACCCCGAGCGGACCAAGGCGACGGCCGGCGGGTCGCCGTCGATACGCATCACCGATCCCCGCGGCGACAACCTGCTCAATCCCGTGATCACGCTCGGCATCGTCACCCTGTTCATGATGATCGGGATCGCCCTCTTCGCGACGCTCCAAAACGAAGTCAACGCCAAACTCGATCAGGGCTCGACCTGGTTCGGCCTCCAGTTCGCCGCGTTCATCTTCGCCCAGATCGCCCTCCAGACGCCCGTCGGCGGCGCCAGCGATCGCATCGGTCGCCGACCGTTCATCCTCTGGGGCATGGTGTTGTTGATCCCGACGACGCTCGCGCAGGGCGTCGTCACGACGCCGGAGACGATGTTCGTCGCCAGGCTCGGCCAGGGCATCGCCGGGGCGATGGTGTTCGCGCCGGGACTCGCACTCGCCGGCGACCTGGCGCCGGAGGGCGAGTCCGGGACGACGCTGTCGGTCCTGACGATGGCGTTCGGGTTCGGGATCGCGATCGGTCCGCTCGTCTCGGGCTTTCTCGTCGGCTTCGGGTTCATCGTCCCGTTCGCGTTCGCCTCGCTTCTCGCGCTGGTCGGGGTGGTACTCGTCGCGACGCAGGTCGACGAAACCCTGGATGCGGCGGTCGCCGACCGGCCGTCGCTGGCCGAATGA